From one Triticum aestivum cultivar Chinese Spring chromosome 4B, IWGSC CS RefSeq v2.1, whole genome shotgun sequence genomic stretch:
- the LOC123094071 gene encoding serine/arginine-rich splicing factor RS31 yields the protein MRPVFCGNFDYETRQSDLERLFSKYGPIRRIDMKSGYAFVYFQDERDAEDAIRRLSNAEFGQTSRRLSVEWSRQEEPVPKNRDRPTGADAKPTRTLFVINFDPIRTKVVDIERHFEPYGKIANIRIRKNFAFVQYEAQEDASVAVNKTDKSTILDRVVTVEYAFRDDDNERDDRHGSPRRGGDRYGSPRRGGDRYGSPRRGGDRYGSPKRADQGRRPYVRSPSPRYRRDYSPDYDRRPRNSGYDRRDGAPYGRSRSPVYDRYERGRSPGYGRY from the exons ATGAGGCCGGTGTTCTGCGGCAACTTCGACTACGAGACGCGGCAGTCGGATCTGGAGCGCCTCTTCTCAAAGTACGGACCCATCCGCCGCATCGACATGAAATCCG GCTACGCCTTTGTCTACTTCCAAGACGAGCGCGACGCCGAGGATGCAATAAGGCGCCTCAGCAACGCCGAGTTCGGCCAGACCAGCCGCAGGCTCTCCGTCGAATGGTCAAGG CAAGAGGAGCCGGTCCCCAAGAACCGCGACAGGCCTACAGGGGCAGATGCAAAGCCCACCAGGACGCTCTTTGTTATCAACTTTGACCCCATCCGCACCAAAGTCGTCGACATCGAGAGGCATTTTGAGCCCTACGGCAAGATTGCAAACATTCGTATCCGCAAGAACTTTGCTTTCGTGCAGTACGAGGCGCAGGAGGACGCCAGCGTAGCCGTCAACAAGACCGACAAGAG CACGATATTGGACAGGGTAGTGACGGTTGAATACGCCTTCCGGGATGATGACAATGAAAGAGATGACAGACATGGCAGTCCCAGGCGAGGCGGTGACAGATACGGCAGCCCGAGACGAGGGGGTGACAGATATGGCAGTCCCAGACGAGGCGGTGACAGATATGGCAGTCCAAAAAGAGCTGACCAGGGCAGGCGTCCCTACGTGCGGTCCCCTAGCCCTAGGTACCGAAGGGATTACAGTCCAGATTACGATCGCCGTCCACGTAATTCTGGGTATGATCGCCGCGATGGAGCACCCTATGGTAGGAGCCGAAGCCCTGTGTATGATCGTTATGAAAGAGGCAGGAGCCCCGGCTATGGTCGTTATTAG